The proteins below come from a single Triticum aestivum cultivar Chinese Spring chromosome 5D, IWGSC CS RefSeq v2.1, whole genome shotgun sequence genomic window:
- the LOC123124457 gene encoding metacaspase-1: MECGQCGARLAVTRGASSVQCAHCRRATRVERHGAVVHGAVGFVRSVFTNIGRARPHPGYPPVYGNKRALLVGINYTGTAAELPGPINDVKCMSFLLTLKYGFPSDCILVLTDEERDPYRRPTRANILVAMRWLVHGCSSGDSLVFHFSGHGDQEEDKDGDEQDGQDESICPLDWQLNGAIVDDEINEAIVRPLVQGVRLHAIIDACRSGTVLDLPNLCQIKKNGKPQWMDHSAPNGAWKNTSGGHAILISGCTDDEDAQDGYGHETMAMGALTYSFFAAAWFAHRPPTYGQLLQKTKAILLDCNRDSQIHCDLPASILPHVRKVVNFSGVQEPQLSSSDKFDINRKTFML, translated from the exons ATGGAGTGCGGCCAGTGCGGCGCGCGCTTGGCTGTCACGCGGGGCGCGAGCTCCGTGCAGTGCGCGCACTGCCGCAGGGCGACGCGCGTCGAACGGCACGGCGCCGTCGTGCACGGGGCCGTCGGCTTCGTCAGGAGCGTGTTCACGAACATTGGCCGCGCGAGGCCGCACCCGGGATACCCGCCGGTGTACGGCAACAAGCGCGCTCTCTTGGTCGGCATCAACTACACCGGAACGGCGGCCGAGCTGCCCGGCCCCATCAACGATGTCAAGTGCATGAGCTTCCTGCTCACCCTCAAGTACGGCTTCCCAAGCGATTGCATCCTTGTCCTTACCG ATGAAGAGCGCGACCCGTACAGGAGGCCAACAAGGGCCAACATCCTAGTGGCGATGCGGTGGCTGGTGCATGGGTGCAGCTCCGGGGACTCCCTTGTGTTCCACTTCTCCGGCCACGGCGATCAGGAGGAAGACAAGGACGGCGACGAGCAGGACGGCCAGGACGAGAGCATCTGCCCGCTGGATTGGCAGCTGAACGGCGCCATCgtggacgacgagatcaacgagGCCATCGTCCGCCCGCTCGTGCAGGGCGTCAGGCTCCACGCCATCATCGACGCCTGCCGCAGCGGCACCGTCCTTGATCTCCCCAACCTTTGCCAGATAAAAAA GAACGGGAAACCCCAGTGGATGGATCACAGCGCTCCGAATGGCGCTTGGAAGAACACGAGCGGCGGTCACGCCATCCTGATCAGCGGCTGCACCGACGACGAAGATGCGCAGGATGGTTACGGCCATGAGACCATGGCCATGGGAGCCCTGACGTACAGCTTCTTCGCCGCGGCGTGGTTCGCGCATCGGCCGCCCACCTACGGCCAGCTGCTTCAAAAGACAAAGGCGATCCTCTTAGACTGCAACCGCGACAGCCAGATCCACTGCGACCTCCCGGCGTCGATCTTACCGCACGTCCGAAAGGTGGTGAACTTCAGTGGCGTGCAGGAACCTCAACTCTCTTCGTCCGACAAGTTCGACATCAACCGGAAGACATTTATGCTATAA